In Allomuricauda ruestringensis DSM 13258, the following proteins share a genomic window:
- a CDS encoding COG2426 family protein — MHIDLLIAALWSLSPFGEAKVGIPYGMYQGVNEYLVFVVCFGANVLVFPMMMFFLEYINRHLIKWRFYKKSAVFVGQRAKKGSGKKIQRFGFLGIVLFVMIPLPGTGVYAGSIAAYLFKMKKREAFAANTIGIFFSSVIIWVATLLSMEGGT, encoded by the coding sequence TTGCATATCGATCTATTAATAGCAGCACTATGGAGCCTTTCACCGTTTGGGGAGGCGAAAGTGGGTATTCCTTACGGGATGTACCAAGGGGTGAACGAGTACCTAGTGTTTGTTGTTTGTTTTGGTGCCAATGTGTTGGTTTTTCCCATGATGATGTTTTTTTTGGAGTACATCAACCGTCATTTGATCAAATGGCGATTCTATAAAAAGTCCGCTGTTTTTGTGGGGCAGAGGGCCAAAAAAGGATCAGGTAAAAAAATACAGCGCTTCGGGTTTTTGGGCATTGTACTGTTTGTTATGATTCCATTGCCCGGCACAGGGGTCTACGCAGGAAGTATTGCCGCGTATTTGTTCAAAATGAAAAAGCGTGAAGCCTTTGCCGCCAATACCATCGGAATATTTTTCTCTTCAGTCATTATTTGGGTCGCTACTTTATTATCCATGGAAGGCGGCACTTAG
- a CDS encoding Sb-PDE family phosphodiesterase produces the protein MKFQPFFAALLVTSSLFAQEHSHQSSRTLVFPDVPGYKTLKTDLHQHTVFSDGNVWPNIRVMEALRDNLDVISLTEHLEYQPHKVDIPHPDRNRSYEIALKEAKDHDLILVHGSEITRQAPIGHNNAIFIEDANKLLVEDAEESFAEAKEQGAFVFWNHPAWYAQSPKGNPILSNFQKERIKKGELHGIEVINTGDYSEESLALAIENNLTIMGTSDIHGLIDWDYVEKGHDRPITLVFAKERSIESLKEALFAGRTVAVFNSLLVGKEENLVPLLNASLQFERAKYINNTSVLEITLKNVTSSDLIFENQMPYTFYSSSPVFTVPAGGTKTLQIKTLEKKADLKIKLKALGAYTAPKEHPIVTWNIRLEE, from the coding sequence ATGAAATTCCAGCCTTTTTTTGCCGCACTTCTTGTAACTTCCTCTCTATTTGCACAAGAACATTCTCACCAAAGTTCCAGAACACTTGTTTTTCCTGATGTACCTGGATACAAAACCTTGAAGACAGACTTGCACCAGCACACTGTTTTTTCAGATGGCAATGTTTGGCCCAATATTAGGGTCATGGAAGCCCTTCGGGATAATTTGGATGTGATCTCTCTCACTGAACATCTTGAATACCAACCCCATAAAGTGGATATCCCCCACCCTGATAGGAACCGGTCTTACGAAATCGCCCTAAAAGAAGCAAAGGATCATGACCTTATTCTGGTTCACGGGTCCGAAATTACCCGACAAGCACCGATCGGACACAACAACGCCATATTTATTGAAGATGCGAACAAACTTCTTGTGGAGGATGCCGAGGAATCTTTTGCCGAAGCCAAGGAGCAAGGTGCCTTTGTTTTTTGGAACCACCCTGCTTGGTATGCCCAATCACCAAAAGGTAATCCGATTCTTAGCAATTTTCAAAAAGAGCGAATCAAAAAGGGAGAGTTGCATGGAATCGAGGTAATCAACACCGGGGATTATTCGGAAGAGTCGTTGGCACTGGCCATTGAAAACAACTTGACCATAATGGGAACCAGCGATATCCACGGACTTATTGATTGGGATTATGTGGAAAAGGGGCACGACCGCCCCATAACCTTGGTTTTTGCCAAAGAAAGGTCTATTGAATCCCTGAAAGAAGCTTTATTTGCTGGAAGAACGGTAGCCGTTTTTAATTCGCTTTTGGTAGGAAAAGAAGAAAATCTGGTTCCTTTACTCAACGCTTCATTACAATTTGAAAGAGCCAAGTACATTAATAACACTTCCGTTTTAGAGATTACCTTAAAAAATGTGACCAGCAGCGATTTGATATTCGAAAACCAAATGCCGTACACGTTCTACTCCAGTTCGCCGGTTTTTACAGTACCGGCCGGGGGCACCAAAACCCTACAGATCAAAACACTGGAAAAGAAGGCTGACCTTAAAATAAAGCTTAAAGCATTAGGTGCTTATACTGCTCCAAAAGAGCATCCCATTGTTACTTGGAATATTAGACTAGAGGAATAG
- a CDS encoding NAD(P)-dependent oxidoreductase has translation MKFGIIRERKNPPDRRVVLSPTACQNVLSKYPKAEILVESSPIRVFSDQEYADKGLEVVKDLETCEVLLGVKEVPIEALIPNKKYFFFSHTIKKQPYNRELLQAILDKNIELYDHEVITNPKGSRLVAFGRYAGIVGAYNGFRAYGLKYNLYQLPKAESLLDQQALISELKKVQLPNIKILLTGKGRVGSGAKEMLDTMGLRHVSPSEYLSTSFKQPVYCQTDVSHYVKRKDGTKGSKADFFQNTEAYESDFFRFAKVTDFYIAGHFYGDGAPYLYTREDAKQPDFNIKVVADISCDIDGPIASTIRPSTIAEPIYGYDPESETETDFKNKKAIAVMAVDNLPCELPRDASVGFGEAFSKHVVPSFFNNDKDGVLERARMTQNGKLTPRYAYLQDYVDGKE, from the coding sequence ATGAAGTTCGGAATCATCAGGGAACGTAAAAATCCGCCCGATCGCAGGGTCGTACTGTCACCGACAGCGTGTCAAAATGTCCTTTCCAAATACCCAAAGGCCGAAATTCTGGTCGAATCATCGCCAATTCGCGTGTTTTCGGACCAAGAATACGCCGATAAGGGTCTTGAGGTGGTTAAGGACTTGGAAACTTGTGAAGTGCTTCTAGGTGTTAAGGAAGTTCCCATCGAAGCATTGATTCCCAATAAAAAATATTTCTTCTTTTCCCATACCATCAAAAAGCAGCCTTATAACCGGGAGTTGCTTCAAGCTATTTTGGATAAAAACATAGAACTGTACGATCATGAGGTGATAACCAATCCAAAAGGGAGTAGATTGGTCGCCTTTGGCCGTTATGCCGGAATCGTAGGAGCCTACAACGGATTCAGGGCCTACGGTTTAAAGTACAACTTGTATCAATTGCCTAAAGCGGAATCCCTTCTGGATCAACAAGCTTTGATTTCGGAACTTAAAAAAGTACAGCTCCCCAACATAAAAATATTGCTTACTGGAAAAGGAAGAGTGGGCAGTGGTGCCAAGGAAATGCTCGATACCATGGGATTGAGGCACGTTTCTCCCAGTGAGTATTTATCCACATCCTTCAAGCAACCTGTATATTGCCAAACCGATGTGTCTCACTATGTAAAACGTAAGGATGGAACCAAAGGCAGCAAAGCCGATTTTTTCCAAAACACCGAGGCTTACGAATCTGACTTTTTTCGTTTTGCAAAAGTAACCGATTTCTATATTGCAGGACATTTTTATGGTGATGGCGCTCCTTATCTGTATACCCGAGAAGATGCCAAACAACCCGATTTTAACATAAAAGTAGTGGCCGACATCAGTTGTGACATCGACGGTCCCATTGCAAGCACCATTCGTCCGTCCACCATTGCCGAACCAATTTATGGGTATGACCCTGAATCGGAAACGGAAACCGATTTTAAAAATAAAAAGGCCATTGCCGTAATGGCCGTGGACAACCTCCCGTGCGAATTGCCAAGGGATGCCAGCGTGGGTTTTGGAGAAGCATTTTCCAAGCACGTGGTACCATCTTTTTTTAATAACGATAAGGATGGTGTTCTAGAAAGGGCCCGTATGACGCAAAACGGTAAGTTGACCCCCCGGTACGCCTACCTTCAAGATTATGTTGACGGAAAAGAATAG
- a CDS encoding phage integrase SAM-like domain-containing protein codes for MSHSFSQLFYLKGKHKEKDVKVPIYLRLTVNGQRSELSVSRKVDPQKWSARTGKMKGTNLEANELNQYLDTVRSRINKIHLQLVEDNKPFTSSDMKNLYLGKGGKLKMLIELFDEHNQQTKKLIGIEFALVTYKRYQTTRNHIAEFLKSEFGKSDIPVRDVDLKFI; via the coding sequence ATGAGCCATTCTTTCTCTCAGCTATTTTATCTTAAAGGAAAACACAAAGAAAAAGACGTGAAAGTCCCTATATATCTGCGATTAACGGTAAATGGCCAACGAAGTGAATTGAGCGTTTCACGCAAAGTTGACCCACAAAAATGGAGTGCTCGGACGGGGAAAATGAAGGGAACGAACCTTGAAGCAAATGAATTGAACCAGTACTTGGACACCGTCAGAAGTAGAATAAATAAAATCCACCTTCAACTTGTAGAGGACAACAAACCTTTCACCTCATCAGATATGAAAAATTTGTATTTGGGCAAAGGTGGAAAGCTCAAAATGCTTATAGAGCTTTTTGATGAACATAACCAACAAACGAAAAAGCTCATTGGGATTGAATTTGCCCTCGTCACCTATAAGCGGTACCAAACCACCAGAAACCACATAGCCGAATTTTTAAAGTCTGAATTCGGAAAATCGGATATTCCGGTCCGAGATGTGGATTTGAAATTCATCTAG
- a CDS encoding site-specific integrase — MAVAHEWISKDPFYIYKVQFKTLEREFLSKQELQTLVDKEITGEHLNVVQDMFVFCCYTGLSYIDVQKLHPDNITTHIDGSLWIKSKRTKTKTRLGIPLLPTAQAILEKYQDHPKVFNGDCVLPVLSNQKSNAYLKEIADLCGIKKNLTTQHYAKIIDKKVSEDMATLKGILAKEGRT, encoded by the coding sequence ATGGCGGTGGCACATGAATGGATCAGTAAAGATCCTTTTTACATCTACAAGGTACAATTCAAAACCCTTGAGCGTGAATTTCTATCCAAACAAGAATTGCAGACATTGGTAGACAAAGAAATTACAGGAGAACACCTGAATGTTGTCCAGGATATGTTTGTTTTCTGTTGCTATACCGGACTCTCATATATCGATGTCCAAAAACTACATCCTGATAATATCACAACACACATTGATGGGAGCCTTTGGATAAAGTCCAAACGTACCAAAACAAAAACTCGATTGGGTATCCCTCTACTCCCAACTGCTCAGGCCATCCTTGAAAAATATCAGGACCACCCTAAAGTTTTCAATGGAGATTGTGTTTTGCCCGTTTTGAGCAATCAGAAGTCCAATGCCTATTTAAAGGAGATTGCCGATCTCTGTGGAATCAAAAAGAACCTGACCACACAACATTATGCCAAAATCATTGATAAGAAGGTGAGTGAGGATATGGCCACTTTAAAAGGAATTCTTGCAAAAGAGGGAAGAACATAA
- a CDS encoding type II secretion system F family protein: protein MYPRYDKVQNTKTENLHQSLLENEVFDLKIISLVKVAEETNQTEYIFKKLNQQYVTEEQQNFKMLSTIMEPIIILVIGFFVGGVL from the coding sequence TTGTACCCTAGATACGATAAAGTCCAAAATACTAAAACAGAAAATCTCCATCAGAGTTTGTTGGAAAATGAGGTGTTCGACCTTAAAATCATTTCTTTGGTGAAGGTAGCTGAGGAGACCAATCAAACCGAATATATATTCAAAAAACTGAATCAGCAATATGTGACTGAAGAGCAACAGAATTTTAAAATGTTGTCGACCATTATGGAACCTATCATTATTTTGGTGATTGGGTTTTTTGTTGGAGGAGTACTTTGA
- a CDS encoding transposase, producing MVLLAEQGHLGLRDIYVDGTKIEANANRYTFVWAKGIKTSRERIQKQLKELWSYVEKVYRDEEQTPNMPDFEAIDPQKVSETIDRIDQALEDRPIDKKVRQKLNYAKRNWPRNLERYDRQEGQMGGRNSMRRTDPDATFMRMKDDHMQNGQLKPGYNLQAGTNNQFIVNYSLAQTTSDTTALIDHVEGFIESYGRAPDKLTADAGYGSEENYAHLESNGIEAFMKYGYFHKEQLDEKRGTCKNPFAADKPYYDGEGGRYFCPHGAGHAPYGKLSQTDQNGTCTDNPPLPSGQLRGACHGSEGNRVVERNHNLARLRATARERLLGEEGIAHRKRRCWDVEAVFGNIKQNMGFKRFLLRGIDKVETEIGLIAMAHNLRKATFRA from the coding sequence GTGGTCCTATTGGCCGAGCAGGGACATCTGGGCCTAAGGGACATCTATGTGGACGGCACCAAGATAGAGGCCAATGCCAACCGCTATACCTTTGTATGGGCAAAGGGCATAAAGACCTCGCGCGAGCGTATCCAAAAGCAGTTGAAAGAACTCTGGAGCTATGTGGAAAAGGTGTACCGGGATGAGGAGCAGACCCCCAATATGCCCGACTTTGAAGCGATAGACCCGCAGAAGGTATCCGAGACCATAGACCGGATCGACCAAGCTTTGGAAGACAGGCCGATCGATAAAAAGGTAAGGCAAAAGCTGAACTACGCAAAAAGGAACTGGCCCAGGAACCTGGAGAGGTACGACCGTCAAGAGGGGCAAATGGGCGGCAGAAACAGTATGAGAAGGACCGATCCCGATGCCACCTTCATGCGCATGAAGGACGACCACATGCAGAACGGGCAGTTAAAACCGGGCTACAACCTGCAGGCCGGCACCAACAACCAGTTCATCGTCAATTACAGCCTTGCCCAGACCACCTCGGACACCACCGCGCTGATCGACCATGTGGAGGGATTCATCGAAAGTTACGGCCGGGCGCCCGACAAACTTACCGCCGATGCCGGTTATGGCAGCGAGGAGAACTATGCCCATCTGGAAAGCAATGGCATCGAGGCCTTCATGAAGTACGGCTACTTCCACAAGGAACAACTGGACGAAAAAAGGGGGACCTGTAAAAACCCGTTTGCGGCCGACAAACCATATTACGACGGCGAAGGGGGCCGGTACTTCTGCCCCCATGGGGCAGGCCATGCACCTTATGGGAAGTTATCGCAAACGGACCAAAACGGGACATGTACGGACAATCCACCGCTACCAAGCGGCCAATTGCGCGGGGCCTGCCATGGCTCCGAAGGGAACAGGGTCGTTGAGCGCAACCACAATCTGGCAAGGCTAAGGGCCACGGCCAGGGAAAGACTGCTAGGCGAAGAGGGGATCGCCCATCGTAAGCGAAGGTGCTGGGACGTCGAGGCCGTTTTCGGCAACATCAAACAGAATATGGGCTTCAAACGGTTCCTGTTAAGGGGCATCGATAAGGTGGAAACCGAAATAGGGCTCATTGCCATGGCACACAACCTTAGAAAGGCAACTTTTAGGGCATAG
- a CDS encoding Ig-like domain-containing protein: protein MNKKNRIGNVQLLFLGLVVLWFTSCSEDEDVSVGTLSVISVKLNDNPFVDDMQNVPVSSTIELVFSAIVVPEALEKALYVSTGSENVPYMVQYLNQSTKVLVNIQDMSPNTVHTLGLNSGQIGAEGKILRDGVAYSFTTEGANANAKTPCLSASEDCMQQLSFLDDSEQPLTFNVYANYDFIDDAEFVWDFIDKVVVVVHGANRDADDYYGYMINSLRSMELEEATLVIAPHFQDNGTAPSNGLVWNDSRWREGANAGNNNVAISSFTVMDSLVNRFSDPEKFPNLETVFLAGHSSGAAFTQHYALANKVQDSHEGIDFQHIVANNQYFYYPDGQRYDEEAGTFYEPMDCTGYDYWPYGYEFAVPYLDGVDAGTLTEQQVSRSTIYFLGSDDTSTTGTLNTTDCQATLLGSNRFNRGSNMYEYMETFYPSTHNHREVIVPNVGHDANGIFNSSEFKQYVMEFE, encoded by the coding sequence ATGAATAAAAAGAATAGAATTGGGAATGTTCAACTACTGTTTTTGGGACTAGTTGTCCTATGGTTCACTAGTTGTAGTGAAGATGAGGATGTATCGGTAGGTACGCTGAGTGTAATATCAGTTAAACTAAACGATAATCCATTTGTGGATGACATGCAAAATGTTCCTGTGAGCAGTACGATTGAGCTAGTTTTTTCTGCCATTGTGGTTCCCGAAGCATTGGAAAAAGCACTTTATGTAAGCACAGGGTCGGAAAATGTACCTTATATGGTGCAATACCTTAACCAATCAACCAAAGTATTGGTCAATATTCAGGATATGTCTCCCAATACGGTCCATACGCTTGGTTTGAACTCGGGACAAATTGGTGCGGAAGGAAAAATACTTCGGGACGGGGTTGCCTATTCCTTTACAACAGAGGGTGCCAACGCCAATGCTAAAACTCCGTGCTTATCCGCATCGGAAGACTGTATGCAGCAATTGAGCTTTTTGGATGATTCCGAACAGCCATTAACCTTTAATGTTTACGCAAACTATGACTTTATTGATGATGCAGAATTTGTCTGGGATTTTATAGACAAGGTAGTAGTTGTGGTTCATGGTGCCAATCGTGATGCTGATGATTATTACGGCTACATGATCAATTCTTTACGAAGCATGGAACTGGAAGAAGCTACACTTGTGATTGCACCACATTTTCAGGATAATGGAACTGCTCCCTCAAATGGATTGGTATGGAACGATTCCAGATGGCGTGAAGGGGCCAATGCTGGTAACAACAATGTCGCGATCAGTTCCTTTACGGTTATGGATAGTTTGGTAAACCGTTTTTCCGATCCGGAAAAATTCCCGAACCTTGAAACTGTTTTTCTTGCCGGGCATTCTTCGGGGGCGGCATTTACGCAACACTACGCTTTGGCAAATAAAGTACAAGACTCCCATGAAGGAATCGATTTTCAGCATATTGTAGCCAATAATCAGTATTTCTACTACCCAGATGGACAACGTTATGATGAGGAAGCAGGAACCTTTTATGAACCTATGGACTGCACTGGCTACGATTATTGGCCGTATGGGTATGAGTTTGCCGTGCCATATCTGGATGGGGTGGATGCTGGCACCTTAACCGAACAGCAGGTTTCCAGGAGCACCATTTATTTCTTGGGGAGTGATGATACATCGACTACAGGAACCCTCAATACAACAGATTGTCAAGCTACCTTGCTTGGATCCAATAGATTTAACAGGGGGAGCAATATGTACGAGTATATGGAAACATTTTATCCATCTACCCACAATCACAGGGAAGTAATTGTGCCCAATGTGGGCCATGATGCCAATGGTATTTTCAACTCATCTGAATTTAAACAATATGTTATGGAATTTGAGTAG
- a CDS encoding Ig-like domain-containing protein: protein MKNYKKPILHIAFFLVFLCIVGCNDDDEGTILDDGSLTVLTTNITETNFETPVEDVPVNTSIQIIFSHSLDMEAIGSALDFSSGSGAVDYDIEFSNTNSTVSLVPSSLEYETSYSVSLPEGTYGVEGESFESSFSINFTTAAFVPPTLTLSSDVSELEEDGQIATITASLNKEANSDVTATVIFGGTATKDSDYNASGEESIIIPQGSLSISFEITTLLDGENEGNEIIELSLEEVTNASNSSESTSITIIEQLPALSLKGIMALTWDGSGTNDGKAVHLVANQDIADLSLYGLGTANNGGGTDGNEFVLPAISVSAGDNILVARETALLTTYFGGCASEFEHVLQAESAINQNGDDAIELYQGDIVIETYGDINVDGTGESWEYSGSWAYKIDGFWTTGGIDCSVGSTTVDTSACPYPICSEALTLKGVLALTWEGSGTNGGKAVHLKANKNISDLSIYSIGVANNGGGTDGIEFTLPAISVEEGDDILLAREQATIAAYFGGCTDSFEHIIETESMNQNGDDAIELFNGNTVVETYGDANVDGTGAAWEYSGSWAYKEGATWSVGGVDCAAGSTTTQESACTYPACN from the coding sequence ATGAAAAATTATAAAAAACCAATATTGCACATAGCCTTTTTTCTGGTGTTTTTATGCATTGTAGGTTGTAACGACGACGACGAAGGTACCATTTTGGATGATGGTTCCTTGACCGTACTTACCACCAACATCACCGAGACAAATTTTGAGACCCCTGTGGAGGATGTTCCCGTAAATACTTCCATTCAGATAATTTTCTCACACAGCTTGGATATGGAGGCCATTGGTTCGGCCTTGGATTTCTCATCAGGCTCTGGAGCGGTAGACTACGATATTGAATTTTCAAACACAAATTCCACGGTTAGCTTAGTTCCAAGTTCGTTGGAGTATGAAACCAGCTACTCGGTATCATTGCCCGAAGGAACGTATGGAGTGGAAGGGGAATCATTTGAGAGCTCTTTCTCCATAAACTTTACCACAGCAGCATTTGTACCGCCGACCCTAACTTTGTCAAGCGATGTTTCTGAATTGGAAGAGGATGGCCAAATCGCAACTATTACTGCTTCATTGAACAAAGAAGCCAATAGCGATGTGACCGCCACGGTTATTTTCGGCGGAACGGCAACCAAAGATTCCGATTACAATGCTTCAGGAGAAGAAAGTATTATCATTCCTCAAGGTTCCTTGTCAATTTCTTTTGAAATCACCACGCTGTTGGACGGAGAAAACGAAGGCAATGAGATCATCGAACTTTCATTGGAGGAGGTGACCAATGCCTCAAACAGTTCAGAAAGCACAAGTATTACCATAATCGAACAATTGCCCGCATTGTCACTCAAAGGAATCATGGCACTTACTTGGGATGGTTCAGGTACCAACGATGGCAAGGCTGTTCATCTTGTGGCCAATCAAGATATAGCCGATTTGAGCTTGTATGGTTTGGGAACAGCAAATAATGGTGGCGGAACAGATGGCAATGAGTTTGTATTGCCCGCAATCTCGGTTTCCGCAGGAGATAATATCCTTGTGGCACGGGAAACCGCTTTGCTCACCACATATTTTGGAGGGTGTGCCAGTGAGTTTGAACATGTGCTACAAGCTGAATCTGCCATCAACCAAAATGGAGATGATGCCATCGAATTGTACCAAGGGGATATTGTGATAGAGACGTATGGAGATATTAATGTGGATGGCACTGGCGAATCTTGGGAGTACTCCGGTTCGTGGGCTTATAAAATTGATGGTTTCTGGACCACTGGTGGTATAGACTGCTCCGTAGGCTCCACTACTGTCGATACTTCTGCATGTCCATATCCGATCTGTTCCGAAGCGCTTACCCTAAAAGGTGTATTGGCACTTACCTGGGAAGGTAGCGGAACCAACGGAGGTAAGGCAGTTCATTTAAAGGCCAACAAAAACATTTCGGATTTAAGCATTTACAGTATTGGAGTCGCCAATAATGGTGGAGGTACCGATGGTATTGAGTTTACTTTGCCCGCCATTTCCGTCGAGGAAGGGGATGACATTCTCCTCGCTCGGGAACAGGCTACCATTGCCGCCTATTTTGGTGGATGTACCGATTCGTTCGAGCATATCATTGAAACGGAATCCATGAACCAAAATGGAGATGACGCCATTGAACTTTTTAATGGGAATACCGTAGTAGAAACTTACGGAGATGCCAATGTGGATGGAACTGGTGCCGCTTGGGAATATTCCGGGTCCTGGGCCTATAAAGAAGGGGCAACATGGTCCGTAGGTGGAGTGGATTGTGCCGCAGGTTCAACAACAACACAAGAATCGGCCTGTACGTATCCGGCCTGCAATTAA
- a CDS encoding SLC13 family permease: MKVVKRNIFLVLGPLVFFILQSFDPPADMSESAFSMLGITLWMAIWWVTEAIPIGVTALLPIILFPLTGAVDLSSTTASYGHRYIFLYMGGFMLAIAIEKWNLHKRIALHVIRIIGTNVSKIILGFMVATAFLSMWISNTATSVMMLPIAMSIVTQLKDNPATREDENLIFGKALMLGIAYSASIGGVATLIGTPPNLVFAGYVEEVYGIEITFWQWAKWGLPIAIPLLVIAWIYLTRFAFTFKQKEFPGGRKEINQLIEQLGPMKKEEKIILGIFIFTAFAWISRSFVLQPLLPAIDDTIIAMCAGILLFTIKSDNKKEPLINWEDAVKLPWGIILLFGGGMALASGFETTGLAAWLGNQMSLLQGLALIVLIVVIVASVNFITEVTSNLATTAMLLPILAPIAVGLNINPYILMVATTVAASCAFMLPVATPPNAVVFGSGYLKISDMAKSGIWMNLISIVFLSLMVYYLLPLIWDFHPREFSAFITDKITK; this comes from the coding sequence ATGAAGGTGGTAAAAAGAAATATATTCTTGGTACTTGGGCCCTTGGTCTTTTTTATCTTACAGAGTTTTGATCCCCCTGCAGATATGTCCGAGAGTGCATTCAGTATGTTGGGAATAACTTTGTGGATGGCCATTTGGTGGGTAACCGAGGCCATTCCCATTGGTGTCACGGCGCTTTTGCCCATCATTCTATTTCCGCTTACGGGAGCTGTTGATTTATCGAGTACCACCGCATCTTATGGGCACAGATACATTTTTTTGTATATGGGAGGCTTTATGCTGGCCATCGCCATAGAAAAGTGGAACCTGCACAAGCGGATTGCCTTACATGTCATCCGAATCATCGGAACCAATGTGTCAAAAATCATTTTGGGCTTTATGGTGGCCACAGCCTTTTTATCCATGTGGATATCCAATACGGCCACTTCGGTGATGATGCTGCCCATCGCCATGTCCATTGTAACACAATTAAAGGATAACCCAGCAACCCGTGAAGACGAAAATTTGATATTCGGTAAGGCACTAATGCTGGGGATAGCATACAGTGCCTCCATAGGCGGGGTGGCAACCTTGATAGGAACACCGCCCAACTTGGTGTTTGCCGGATATGTGGAAGAGGTCTACGGCATAGAAATCACTTTTTGGCAATGGGCCAAGTGGGGATTGCCCATAGCTATTCCACTTTTGGTGATAGCTTGGATTTATCTAACAAGGTTTGCCTTTACCTTTAAACAAAAGGAGTTTCCCGGTGGAAGGAAGGAAATCAATCAGTTGATAGAGCAATTGGGCCCAATGAAGAAAGAAGAAAAAATTATTCTGGGTATTTTCATTTTTACTGCCTTTGCTTGGATATCAAGATCTTTCGTGCTTCAACCACTACTACCCGCCATTGATGATACCATAATTGCCATGTGCGCAGGTATTCTGTTGTTCACCATTAAAAGTGACAACAAAAAAGAACCCTTGATAAACTGGGAAGATGCGGTAAAATTACCATGGGGCATTATACTGCTTTTTGGTGGTGGTATGGCCTTGGCTTCTGGTTTTGAGACCACTGGATTGGCCGCATGGTTGGGCAATCAAATGAGTTTATTGCAGGGATTGGCCCTAATTGTATTGATCGTTGTGATCGTTGCCTCTGTAAACTTTATCACCGAGGTTACTTCCAATTTGGCCACTACGGCCATGTTGCTCCCCATTTTGGCACCTATAGCGGTAGGGCTCAATATTAATCCTTACATATTAATGGTGGCTACCACCGTGGCAGCATCCTGTGCCTTTATGCTTCCCGTGGCAACCCCGCCCAATGCCGTAGTTTTTGGTTCAGGGTATCTTAAAATATCCGATATGGCCAAGAGCGGTATATGGATGAACTTGATTTCCATTGTGTTTCTATCCCTTATGGTGTACTACTTATTACCTCTGATTTGGGACTTTCACCCTAGGGAGTTCAGCGCATTTATTACTGATAAGATTACCAAATAA
- a CDS encoding DUF4886 domain-containing protein, which translates to MKHFKYIGIWVFVLVLNIPVQLDAQEKQGPINILFVGNSFTYFWNMPQLVEAMAETQGVDIAARQSTVGGSNLEQHWKSEKETITRQLLEEKKWDYVVFGDHSLSTIEAPERFKEYGAKFAELVRSKGAEPIFYMTWAYKSNPLMQETITQGYMDLATELNAKVFPVGPVYMKARTFRPDLELYFDDKHPSSDGTYLIALTITKLLTGESITDVPDRLITVDKNDEKLYLSFVLPTTGNFLRQLVDEMNFEPYKTQK; encoded by the coding sequence ATGAAGCATTTTAAGTATATCGGTATTTGGGTTTTTGTCCTGGTTCTGAACATTCCCGTTCAACTGGACGCCCAAGAAAAGCAAGGCCCGATCAACATATTGTTTGTGGGAAACAGCTTTACCTATTTTTGGAACATGCCCCAATTGGTGGAAGCCATGGCGGAAACACAAGGGGTGGACATTGCTGCACGTCAATCTACCGTGGGAGGCAGTAATTTGGAGCAACATTGGAAAAGCGAAAAAGAAACCATTACCCGCCAACTACTTGAAGAAAAAAAATGGGATTATGTGGTTTTTGGCGACCATAGTCTAAGTACCATTGAAGCCCCCGAGCGGTTTAAGGAATACGGAGCCAAGTTTGCCGAACTCGTTCGCTCCAAAGGAGCAGAACCTATTTTTTATATGACATGGGCTTATAAATCCAATCCATTGATGCAGGAAACCATAACCCAAGGGTATATGGACCTGGCCACTGAGCTCAATGCCAAAGTATTTCCAGTGGGTCCCGTTTATATGAAGGCCAGGACATTTAGACCAGACTTGGAACTCTATTTTGATGACAAACACCCTTCATCGGATGGGACATATTTGATAGCACTTACCATTACCAAACTACTTACAGGTGAATCGATAACTGACGTTCCAGATCGTTTGATAACAGTAGATAAAAACGATGAAAAATTGTACCTGTCCTTTGTTTTGCCGACCACGGGTAACTTTTTGAGGCAATTGGTGGATGAAATGAATTTTGAACCTTATAAGACCCAAAAATGA